Within Myceligenerans xiligouense, the genomic segment TCCACGCACGGTGGGATGCGGGCCGCCCGGAACGGGCTCGGCCCGCATCCCGCACGCGGACCCCGGTCACCCCCTCGACACGGGACTCCGCCACCGATCGCCCGCCGGGACGTCACTGGCGGGCTCCTCGAGGTCGAGGACGCTCAGGTCGAGCGGTTCCACGACCAACGCCCGCCCGGACGCCGCGGCACGCGCGATCCGCTCCTCGGTGCCCGGCTCCACCGACACCTCCACGCCGAACTGCACGCACATCGCGCGCAACTCGCGTTCGTACCGCTCGCCCATCGCCGCATCGTGGCCGCGGTAGGTCCACGCGACGAGGTGCGACGGCTCGAAGGTCTTCGCGCCGCCACCGCACCTCCGGCAGGACATCGGGGCGCCCGGCCGGCGGAACCGGGTCGCCCGGTGCCCGCGGGGACACACCCCGATCCACGGCCCGTCCAGGGTCGGCGCGCCCGGATCCACGTACCGCAGGCCGGAGCACCCGATCTCCCGGGCCTTCGCCCGCCATTCCGCCCCATGGCCCGCCGCGCTGCCCGCGAGCGCGTGCGCGACCTCGTGCAGCACGGTGTCACGGACCTCGCCCTCGTCGTAGACGCTCGTGAGCGGAGCCGAGAGGCTGATGCGGCGCCTCGCGTAGTGGCACATGCCGGCGCGGCGCTTCGCGTCGTCGTACTCGAACTTCCAGTCCGTCAGGCCGTGCCGGTCCATGAGTTCCCGCGCCAGGTTCCGAGCTTCGACAAGATTCATGATGCCCCCTTGGTCCATCGCCGTCCGGGCCGTCCGGACGACATCGAATCTAGGAAAGCTGTCTGACACCCGGCGGGAGTTATCCACACCGTGCAGGTCAGGCGCGGGGAATCCCCCACCGCCGACCGTCCCGCTACCGCTCCGGGGTGAGGACCACCTCGCCCGCCCACGTGAACCCGCCGCCGAAGCCGAACAGCAGCGCGGGCACCCCGGCGGGGATCTTGCCGGCGTGCCACCACTTGGACAGCCCGAGCGGGATCGAGGCCGCGGAGGTGTTGCCGGACTCGGTGATGTCGGTGACGACCACCTTGCCCTCGAGCCCGAGCGACTTCGCCAGCGGTTCGATGATCCGCAGGTTCGCCTGGTGCGCCACGAGCACCTCGATCTCGTCGAGCCCGAGTCCGGCGGCCTCGACCGCGCGCCGGGCCCGGTCGGCGGCGTACATGATCGCCCACTTGAAGACCGCGCGGCCGTCCTGGGCGAACTTGTCCTCCGGTGCTTCGATGAGCACCTTGGACGTGATGTCCGGCTCGGATCCCCACACCACCGGACCGACGCCGGGCTCGTCCGCCGCCCGCAGCACGGCCGCGCCCGCGCCGTCGGCGGTGAGAATGCACGTGGACCGGTCGGTCCAGTCCGTCACGGCGGTGAGTCTCTCGGATCCGACGACCACGGCGGTGCGCGCGCTGCCGGCGCGGATCGCCTGGTCCGCGAGGCCCACGGCGTACGCGAACCCGGAGCACGCCGTGTTGACGTCGATGACGCCGGGGCCGACGACACCGCGCAGGTCCGGCGGTTCCTCACCCTCCGGCGTGCTCGCCCCCGGCGGGAAGCCGGTTCGCAGCGCGTGGGCGACCCGCCCGGCGGTGTTCGGGGTGCGGTCCATGGCGGTCGTGGTCGCGACCACGACCAGGTCGACGTCCTCGTGCGTGAGGCCCGCGTCCGCGAGCGCGTGCCGTGCCGCGGCGGTCGCCATGTCGGCGACGCTGACGTCGTCGTCCGCCACGTGGCGCGTGATGA encodes:
- a CDS encoding 3-oxoacyl-[acyl-carrier-protein] synthase III C-terminal domain-containing protein, with translation MLTLPAGPAGSRIVGLGHHQPAKVMTNDDVARLVETNDEWIRSRTGIITRHVADDDVSVADMATAAARHALADAGLTHEDVDLVVVATTTAMDRTPNTAGRVAHALRTGFPPGASTPEGEEPPDLRGVVGPGVIDVNTACSGFAYAVGLADQAIRAGSARTAVVVGSERLTAVTDWTDRSTCILTADGAGAAVLRAADEPGVGPVVWGSEPDITSKVLIEAPEDKFAQDGRAVFKWAIMYAADRARRAVEAAGLGLDEIEVLVAHQANLRIIEPLAKSLGLEGKVVVTDITESGNTSAASIPLGLSKWWHAGKIPAGVPALLFGFGGGFTWAGEVVLTPER
- a CDS encoding SprT family zinc-dependent metalloprotease, producing the protein MNLVEARNLARELMDRHGLTDWKFEYDDAKRRAGMCHYARRRISLSAPLTSVYDEGEVRDTVLHEVAHALAGSAAGHGAEWRAKAREIGCSGLRYVDPGAPTLDGPWIGVCPRGHRATRFRRPGAPMSCRRCGGGAKTFEPSHLVAWTYRGHDAAMGERYERELRAMCVQFGVEVSVEPGTEERIARAAASGRALVVEPLDLSVLDLEEPASDVPAGDRWRSPVSRG